GAACCCTAAAAAAGAAGAAAGAAAAAAAGAGGGAGAGTCTTCCGCTGTTACACTCTTTTTGACGGGTGATGTAATGTCAGGGAGAGGTATCGATCAGGTACTTTCCCACCCGAGCCATCCCCGTATCTATGAGCCTTACGTAAGGGATGCCAGAACCTATACGGCGCTTGCAGAGGAGGTAAATGGTCCCATCAGCAGGCCTGTTGAGTGGGATTACATATGGGGCATTGCTCTTCGTGAGCTGGCACGGGAAAAACCGGACGTGAGGATTATTAACCTTGAAACAGCCCTTACGAAAAGCAACGAATACTGGCAGGGAAAGGGGATTAACTATCGTATGCATCCTGAAAATATCCCTCTTCTTCGGGTTGCAAATATTGATGTCGCTGTTTTGGCTAATAATCATATTCTTGATTGGGGCTACTCCGGCCTTAAAGAGTCATTAGAGACCCTGGGCAAGGCCGGGATAAGCCATGCCGGGGCGGGGATGGACCTGGATGAGGCTGAAAAGCCTGCTATTGTGGACCTTGGCAATAAAGGAAGGGTGCTTGTTTTTTCTTATGCCATGGAATCGAGTGGCGTCCCTTCATCTTGGGCTGCAAAGGAAAAACAAAGTGGCCTTAGCCTGCTTAATGATTTTTCAGCCAAAACGATAGACGAGATAGAAAAAAAAGTAAAAGAAGTGAGAGAAAAGGGGGATGTGGTTGTCCTTTCTCTTCACTGGGGTGGAAACTGGGGCTACCCTGTTTTAAAAAGTGAGAGAACATTTGTACATGGGCTTGTGGATAAAGGCATTGCAGATATTATACATGGTCATTCTTCTCATCATATAAAGGGA
The window above is part of the Deltaproteobacteria bacterium genome. Proteins encoded here:
- a CDS encoding CapA family protein translates to MRKNYTAWHKSLLYGFAGSFILIFLSIPLYAGEMNPKKEERKKEGESSAVTLFLTGDVMSGRGIDQVLSHPSHPRIYEPYVRDARTYTALAEEVNGPISRPVEWDYIWGIALRELAREKPDVRIINLETALTKSNEYWQGKGINYRMHPENIPLLRVANIDVAVLANNHILDWGYSGLKESLETLGKAGISHAGAGMDLDEAEKPAIVDLGNKGRVLVFSYAMESSGVPSSWAAKEKQSGLSLLNDFSAKTIDEIEKKVKEVREKGDVVVLSLHWGGNWGYPVLKSERTFVHGLVDKGIADIIHGHSSHHIKGIEVYKGKLILYGCGDLINDYEGIGGYEEFRGDLGLMYFATADQATGRLLSLKMKPVMMRNFSLKEVSRKDFNWLKNVLNREGTPLGTRVEEDGDKGLLLKWE